A region of the Cydia fagiglandana chromosome 20, ilCydFagi1.1, whole genome shotgun sequence genome:
aaagctTACCGGTCAGAAGGCACTCCTAACTCTTTTTCCACTAGTTCAAAAAGAACTTTGGCATGTTTCTTGTTTTGTTCCACGCCCAGGGCTCCAATAGACATCACATTCCCAATGGCGCAAGGTGCAGTAGATCCGCTGAAGCTCATCAACACATCAGGATGAACGGACACCACGCAGTACTACAAatcaagtaaaaataaatatatacaagtAAAGGCATTTCATcagttttttttgtagtttcactGTAAATATCGTATAATGCAAGTTGGTAACCTGTTCCGGTTTACCAAGAGCTTTAGCAAGTATCGGCACTGCCTTGGTAACAAAATCCTTTGGGATTTGGTCCCGCGGTACATTTGTCTCGATCCTGAAATGCGGCATGATGAGAACTAGCGTCCGCTCACAATGGAAGTTGTATAAACAATGCTGGTATATTAATTCAGCACTTTATTTCACTCTACTTCAAGTCAGAAGCTCGAAACTCCTGAAAATAATGTATCAAGAGTCGAATGAAAACCGGCAGCAAGTAGTGAAATGAAACTTGAGATGAGAACATCTTAAGAAACTTCAGACAATGTCAAACAAATGTCACTACTGTcacaaatgattttttttttacagaggATAAGTTTAGTGTTTTTATCTATATCCCAAACAGTGtacgatttttaaatttttttttttttttttttttttctttgtatggACTTGGGGGCGGTGTTGCCCGTAGCCAACGTCAAGTAAAAGGGTAGGAAATTAAACGCGGAAAGGAATAAAGGAACGGAATTTGGAAAAAGTGGTCAGGTCAGGTATAAGAATACAATGTGATAATGGTAAATATACTTAATACtatacttttatattattatgagaGATGAACCATGCTAAGATGTTATATAAATCATGATTAATAAGCAAGGAAGGGATGTCTGTTGGAAAGGGAATATGTTTAGATTGTAAAGTTTCCATGAAAACAGTGCGATCGTACAAGggacaagaaaaaaatatatggttAATATCAGCCACCTCAGCACCACAGTCACATTTAGGATCAtcaataaatttaaatctagCAAGATCAGAAGGAGTACTTGTATGGCCTAGTCTCATGCGTGTTAAACATGATATTTCGCGTCTATTgaagtttttattgtaaaaccacgGCTTTATAGGGATGTCGTTTTGGATCGTAAGATAATAACTTCCAGATTCTAAGCTGCTCCAAAACCAAAAGAACTCCCAGGCTAACCTGAGATATCTTTTGGGGAGCAACAGAAGATCATGGCAATAATTTTTATATGGAAATATATCACCAGAAGCAACAGCATCTACGGCCAGACGATCAGCTTTCTCATTTCCAGAAATACCACAATGACTTGgcacccatacaaaatttatagtaaACCCTTTCTTTTCGCATTTTAACAAGATGTTTCGGATTTCATATAACAAAGGGTAACTGTTTGTCATTTTGAAAGGAGATTTTAATAGAATTTGGAGGCAACTTTTAGAATcggaaaaaattacacatttatttaaattgaacaTGCAAACATACTCAACAGCTTTATAAATACCGAATAGTTCTCCAGTAAATACCGAAGATTCTGGAGGgagtttaattttttgtacaacattatacTGGTGATGAAATACACCAACCCCTACACAAGTATTTGTAGAAGGTTTTGATGCATCTGTGTATATGTGATGCCAACCAGACCAATTTTCGCCCACTAAGTTGTTAAATACAGGTTGAGCACTTATTATATCCTTAGAAATATTGGAGTCTAGAAAAACTTGCGGAGAAATAATCAAAGAGTCAAAATCTTTCTCATATATAGGAAGGTTAATATGTCTGACAGTAGGAGAAGATAGAGACAAAAATTTAAGGTAGCTATTAATTATACAAGGAGGAGATCTGTTACGCCAATATGGAGACGACTGCATATGATCATAAAGAGTCGATAATTTTGTGATAAGAGGATGTACCGAAAATTGCATAGTCCTAAAAATGAATCTGTCGGATAAAAATTGACGTCTCAAATGCGCAGGTGGATCAACACACTCCACTTGCATGGCATTAGCCGGACTGGTTCGCATAGCACCAAGGATTGTCCTCAGTGACTTATTCTGTATGACATTGAATACTTTAAAGGCATCTTCTGTACCCGGTGTTAAAAGAAAAGAACCGTAATCAACTACGCTTCTTATAACTGCATTATAAATAAGCTTCAAATAGAAAGGATGGCTGCCCCACCATACACCAGCCAAGCATCTCAATATGTTTAATGAGCGTTCGCATCTACCTTTAACATAATTACAATGACCCTTGGCTGACAAATTGTAGTCTAAAACCATtcctaagtacttaacttcgtCACGAAAGGAGATTGTAGATCCATCATAGGATAATTTTTCATTAACAGTTTTTTTCCTTGGAGAGAATAAAATTGCAGAGGTTTTCGGAACTGAAAGGTCTAacccattattatttaaatatatatttagctCCTTCAAACTAGAATTTATAATTTCGCAGGCCTTTTGAACGGATCTATTTCTAGAGTAAAGCACTATGTCATCGGCATATTGTAAAATGGATATATAATCTGGCAAATTAGAACTAAGGTcgtatgtatatacattaaaAAGTAAAGGGCTTAGAACAGAACCCTGTGGTAGTCCTTTCCAAACAGTCCTATGTAATACTTTATCATCTAAATCTAACCTAATCGATCGTTCATAAAACATAGCAGCAATAATATTACACAAGCGTACAGGAACTCCCAAGAGAaacaatttatttacaagaattgatatatttacattatCATAGGCAGAATTGATATCTATAAAACAAGCTACTACATATTCCCGTTTCGAGAAGGCTAAAAGGATATCCGAAACTAACAAACTAACACAGTCTAAAGTGCTTCGGCTTTTGCGAAAACCATATTGAATATCCGGTAATAGTTTCTTACTTTCAATAAACCACTCCAACCTATTTTTAACTAAATGTTCCAAAatcttaattaaaacagatgATAACGCAATTGGACGATAAGAATTTGGATCATTACGGGGTTTATTCGGTTAGAGAAAGGGTAACACCAACTGTATTTTCCAGTTTGGTGGAATGTCACCTGTCATAAAAATCCcgttaataatattgagaaaGTAACCTATAACCTTGTCACTAGAATGTTTCAAAAATGAATATGGAATACCGTCGCAACCTGGTGCGGAATCAATGACATACGATAAGACATTCTTTAGCTCCAATAACGAGAATGGATCATTAAAACGCTGcatgttatcattatcaatattgGTTGGGGAAGCCAGTTCAATACACACGGGGGGTGGGACGAATGGAGGAGCTAATTTATCTAAAAACTTCTCAGCTACTTTAGGATCAAGATTAAGGGTGTTATTTTCTACAAAAGCTCCTCTAAACATTCTAACCTTTCTCCAAACTTCTGACGGGTGAGTACTGGGGCTCAAAGATGCACAAAAGGCTCTCCAACTGTCGACTTTCTTCTTTTTCAAAAactgttttgtttcttttaatgtAACTAATAAGGAATTAAAGTTCTCTTcgctcatattattattatactttaaCTCACTCTGTTTTCTCTTTTTAACAGCTTCTGAACATTCAGAATCCCACCATGGAGGGCTGGGAATATTGAATTTAGAGGACTTCTTACGCGGAAATACTTCATCagctatattaattataaacttaGCAAAAGCATCAGAAGTTTTAAACAAATGTTCCCGAGATACATCAGGTAATTCACTCAACCTCTCATCCATATGTTTGCGAAACTTATCCCAATCTGCATTTTGAAGTTTATATGCTAACAGTGGAGATCTTTTAAGTActggtttatttttaataggaaaAGAAATAAGAATTGGAAAATGATCACTGCCATAGGAAAGTGGAAGTACCTCCCACAATAAGGAATGTgaaatggaagaactacaaattGATAAATCTAATGCACTAAGATTTTCATTGGGAGCAGACCGACGCGTGGGAACACCAGAATTTAATatacataaattataataatcaacTATGTCTATTATTTCCTCTCCTAAACTACTTGAATTTAAACACCCCCAAGCAGGGTGATGGCAATTAAAAtctcctaatattaaacatggaGTAGGAAGAGATGATATGATTTTTCTTACTTCACTAAGTATGGAAAGTGAGGGATGAGGTATATACACTGAAACTATACAAATGTTATCTACAAGTGCTGAGATGATGGAAAATTCATTATTATGAGGTGCTAATGGAACATGAGAGAAatgatatgatttttttacaagGATGGCTACACCACCATGCCCGTCCGACCTATCTTCGCGGAGGCATGCATAGCCTGGAACTTTGAAACATGACTCAGACCTGAGCCATGTTTCAGATAAGGTAATAACAAAAGGGTCATACTTCTTAATTAAATGGATTAAAtcgctttttttattattgatgCTGCGACAATTCCATTGAAGAATTTTGGAATTGTTGGCCATTATTGAAGGAAACATGAGAGTATGGACTGGTAATGTGAGCAACGTTGGACGGTTCTGAGtgattattatgtaaattaaaacttaacAATTGTATGAGTTCTAAGATGAGTTCATTGGTAGTTTTTTTGTTAAACTGTTGTGCAATGGCACTACCATTTCCAGAAGGAGACGGCATGTTATAATCTTTTGATAGATTAAAATGTGTGACAGTGTCGAAACCTTTCTGAGGTTTTGGCGGACTGCGAGGCTTAAGAAATActgtttttttatatgaatgtgAATGCTGTGTATTAATAcctaaattattgtttttagttGTCTGGGTCTGGGGAGATGACGGAGTGGCCATAACCACATCTGCATAGGGTTTGGTCACAGGAGGGTGCAATTTTGATGCCTCAGAATAGGAAATAGCACTTTGGGCCATAGataacttaatatttttttgtctctCATACTCAGGACAACGAGCCTTATTGGTAGCAAAGTGAAGACCAGAGCACAGGCAACAAGATGCACTATCTTCTTCAACAGTGCAAGAGGAGCCCGTGTGACCCTGTCCACACTTGTAGCAGCGGGGTTTTGACCTGCATTGCACCTGTGTATGACCAAACCGGCAGCAATTAAAGCACTGGATTGTTGGATAAACATATAGGTCGACCGGCAAAGCGTTATAACACATAAAAATGCGTTTTGGTAGAACCTGTCCATCAAAAGTTACAACGACAGTTTGTGATGGCTTCCACACTGGAACGCCATCCACAACAACTTTATAATTGATTCTTCTCAATTTTAGAACTTCTCCACAACCTACTGGTACACTTATACTCTCTTTAACCTCATCTAAGGACATTTCAGATGGAACACCTTTAACTACACCCATTCTGATAACATTAAATGATGGGATGAATGCTGTATATCTATTCTCCTTCAGTCGGCTGTCTAGAAGAAAATGGTTGGCATCCTCATACTTTGAAAATGACAGTGAAACTCTATTGCGACCAATACGTTTAACGCTGccattaacaatgttcttaaagttgttacgttttaaaaAGTTGCCAAAAGCAACTGAATGAATTGAAGTGCCATCATTTTGAGATTCTTGTTGCTTCTGTACATGTACAATATAAGGTGAACAATCTGAATGAATATATTGTTTCCTAACTGTGACTGTGGGCTGAGAGGAGATAATATCAGCAGGATTCACGGCTGGGGCCGGGGCAGTGGCTGAGGCCAGGGCCGGGGCCGGGGCCGGAGTAGGAGCAGAGGCTGTAAGCGGAGCATGAGAATGCGTACGATCATTATTGTTTGTGGAAACCTGACAATCGCAATTGTCCTTAATAGATTCCCTATCCCTATTTTTATCTTTGTTATGTcgcttttttttattacagtgaCGACATATCTTCCTGGATGCTGTCCTTTTTTTCCTAACTTCAGTGGTAGATAATACTGAGCTATCTGTATCCATACTGTGGTATTCTTTCATTTCTCTCTCAGAGCTATTGTTATCTATAGTAATTGTATGTGAAACCGGAGGCCCACCTCCCCCTGGGTCGTGAGGTTCGCCGTCACCGCCCATGGCGGTGAATATACACTAAAAACTTACCTAGATGATGAATTTATAtacacaaaatataataaactaaCTACTAAAGATATTTACAAACTATTTACACTGAGTTGACCACTAttaacacaaaaaatatttaaaatttgttaaatgtaaaaaaagacGCGCGCACAGGTCGAAGTTTCCCGCCCTTTTTTTCGATTTTTAAATTGTCTATGGTATTGTGTGGTGTGACTcagggatgccaacttagtggttttaccactagatttagggggaaataaaccagctagggatttttttaggggctaaatatttttagtggtttttttagggtttttttttgggtagaaaaaggcggcaaatttgaaaaatgtagatattgtctcatagaaaatttgaatttcgcgcctttttctactgacaagttttgcttgaccatctataacgttcatatgtatATATGATCACAAAAATgtcgaaccggttgaaaatcataataatttactaaattgtggaaaatgtataaataaaggattaattaaacgtataatttcttttattttttatttagtgggttttccaaaataatagtacagttttaggggttttaagttgagctctaggggtaaaaaaaaattggagttggcaaccAGGTGTGTTGACAATTTGTATCATTTGTGATGTCAAATAGCACCTTGCGGTAGCTCCTAATTTCTTTATTAAAAGAAATGATTTGTTTGTAGTGTAGTGTGTGTTATTTTAGTGACACCGTTGCTAACACTACTTATAAACAATAAGTCAGAacaataaaattttgatttAGGACAGCGCAGGAAATAAATTAATCATGGACGAACATCGCACTGGGGAGGAGACCCCGATGTCTCAGAGGCTCACAAACGAGGATTTCAGGAAACTCCTCATGACTCCAAGGGCTACGCCTGCAGCCGGCGCCCACCCCGCTGGCTCAGTGCGCGAGGCCATGGCCAATGCtgggtaataaaaaaaaaactcaaatgcAGTATAGACCTTTACTCTATATgctgatgtttttttttatcactgCTTTTTAGGTCCATGCCCCCACCAACAGAAAATAAAAGTGAACTTCGGCGTAAGAAAAAGTCGTATTATGCTGCCTTAAAGAAACAGGAAGACAATAAGTTGGCCGAGTTAGCGGAGAAGTACAGAGACAGAGCTAGGGAGAGGAGAGACGGGTCCAATGATATTGGGCCTACTGACCCTACCAGCAATACCAGCAGTGCTtacaggtaaaaaaaaaaattaaaacagtgGTTCTAAGGCATCGGTCTGTGAACCACTAGCAGGtccaaaagaaaaatattttaacagaGACTTTGAGGTTTAAAAACGGATATTTGGTTACAATGTTAGTTCCAATTTAGATGAAATAAGTttagtattattatattattgtgaAGTTGTCCATTTTAAATAAAGGATAAGTGTGATTATTCAAATAAACTTATTCTTTTTTCTGATATGGCTTTTAGATCTTTTCTGACaatcggcacagaataaataatagtactaggtacagaagactcactctctaacaaaacacgtctgtcacgaccagcacagatatggctgctaggtggtgacagcgccatGCGCGGCCTATGGCAAACCCCTAAATTGAGGTTGGACGGATGTACttatagctacctgtagcaaagcgacgaaatcgcagagtgagccatgCCTGCAATCGGTTTAGTTTCATTAATTGACCaagtgtttttattatgttacaaaaatgttattaataaataaacactGTCTAGTAGGAAAAAAAAGtaagataataaatattattaattgtgcctaaaaaaaaaacatgatgaCCATGTTTCACTCAGTATCACTAAAAACAGGTGATTAAATCATAAAAAAAGTGTCTcttaacactttgactaccaagaacccgcctggtaggcactcgtaatgtttactcagatgccggacaacccgcccagcgg
Encoded here:
- the LOC134674771 gene encoding macrophage migration inhibitory factor-like, giving the protein MPHFRIETNVPRDQIPKDFVTKAVPILAKALGKPEQYCVVSVHPDVLMSFSGSTAPCAIGNVMSIGALGVEQNKKHAKVLFELVEKELGVPSDRMYITFQDEPTGNVGFKGTTFHAIFG